Proteins from a genomic interval of Chelonoidis abingdonii isolate Lonesome George chromosome 7, CheloAbing_2.0, whole genome shotgun sequence:
- the RPS8 gene encoding small ribosomal subunit protein eS8, which produces MGISRDNWHKRRKTGGKRKPYHKKRKYELGRPPANTKIGPRRIHTVRVRGGNKKYRALRLDVGNFSWGSECCTRKTRIIDVVYNASNNELVRTKTLVKNCIVLVDSTPYRQWYEAHYALPLGRKKGAKLTPEEEEILNKKRSKKIQKKYDERKKNAKISGLLEEQFQQGKLLACIASRPGQCGRADGYILEGKELEFYLRKIRARKGK; this is translated from the exons ATG GGTATCTCTAGGGACAACTGGCACAAACGTCGCAAGACTGGGGGCAAAAGGAAGCCCTACCACAAGAAGAGGAAGTATGAGCTGGGGCGACCTCCTGCCAACACCAAG aTTGGCCCACGCCGAATTCACACAGTGAGGGTTCGTGGTGGTAACAAGAAATATCGTGCTCTGCGCTTGGATGTTGGCAACTTCTCTTGGGGCTCTGAGT GCTGCACCCGCAAGACCAGAATCATTGATGTGGTCTACAATGCTTCCAACAATGAGCTGGTGCGGACAAAGACCCTGGTGAAGAACTGCATCGTTCTCGTTGACAGTACCCCATACCGACAGTGGTATGAAGCCCACTATGCCTTGCCTCTTGGACGCAAGAAGGGCGCTAAACTG ACTCCTGAAGAGGAGGAAATCTTAAACAAAAAGCGTTCAAAGAAGATCCAGAAGAAATATGATGAGCGGAAGAAGAACGCCAAGATCAGCGGCCTCCTGGAGGAACAATTCCAGCAGGGAAAGCTGCTTG CTTGCATCGCCTCCAGACCTGGACAGTGTGGCCGAGCAGACGGCTATATTCTGGAAGGCAAGGAACTAGAATTCTACCTGAG